In Hermetia illucens chromosome 5, iHerIll2.2.curated.20191125, whole genome shotgun sequence, a single window of DNA contains:
- the LOC119657512 gene encoding bursicon isoform X2: protein MKIIFWFCACACASQFTNLLVEASTNEISRTIDDCQVTPVIHVLQYPGCVPKPIPSFACIGRCASYLQVSGSKIWQMERSCMCCQESGEREAAVSLFCPKAKPGERKFRKVLTKAPLECMCRPCTGVEENGIVPQEIAGYADEGPLNNHFRRSSIQ from the exons ATGAAGATCATCTTCTGGTTCTGTGCTTGTGCATGTGCATCCCAGTTTACTAATTTACTAGTGGAGGCATCTACAAATG aaatttcGAGGACGATTGACGATTGTCAAGTGACACCGGTCATTCACGTACTACAGTATCCTGGTTGTGTTCCTAAGCCAATTCCGTCGTTTGCCTGTATTGGAAGATGCGCTAGCTATTTACAG GTATCAGGAAGCAAAATTTGGCAAATGGAACGTTCTTGCATGTGTTGCCAAGAATCAGGTGAAAGGGAAGCTGCAGTCTCATTGTTCTGTCCAAAGGCTAAGCCGGGAGAACGGAAATTTAGAAAG GTTTTGACCAAGGCTCCACTGGAATGTATGTGTAGGCCATGTACTGGTGTCGAAGAGAATGGAATCGTACCACAAGAAATTGCCGGATATGCCGATGAAGGTCCGCTCAATAATCATTTCAGAAGGAGCTCAATTCAATGA
- the LOC119657512 gene encoding bursicon isoform X1, which produces MKIIFWFCACACASQFTNLLVEASTNDLNILKEISRTIDDCQVTPVIHVLQYPGCVPKPIPSFACIGRCASYLQVSGSKIWQMERSCMCCQESGEREAAVSLFCPKAKPGERKFRKVLTKAPLECMCRPCTGVEENGIVPQEIAGYADEGPLNNHFRRSSIQ; this is translated from the exons ATGAAGATCATCTTCTGGTTCTGTGCTTGTGCATGTGCATCCCAGTTTACTAATTTACTAGTGGAGGCATCTACAAATG atttgaatattttgaaagaaatttcGAGGACGATTGACGATTGTCAAGTGACACCGGTCATTCACGTACTACAGTATCCTGGTTGTGTTCCTAAGCCAATTCCGTCGTTTGCCTGTATTGGAAGATGCGCTAGCTATTTACAG GTATCAGGAAGCAAAATTTGGCAAATGGAACGTTCTTGCATGTGTTGCCAAGAATCAGGTGAAAGGGAAGCTGCAGTCTCATTGTTCTGTCCAAAGGCTAAGCCGGGAGAACGGAAATTTAGAAAG GTTTTGACCAAGGCTCCACTGGAATGTATGTGTAGGCCATGTACTGGTGTCGAAGAGAATGGAATCGTACCACAAGAAATTGCCGGATATGCCGATGAAGGTCCGCTCAATAATCATTTCAGAAGGAGCTCAATTCAATGA